The Polynucleobacter sp. VK25 genome segment GTACGGAAGATGCTTCTTTTTCAGTTTTCTCAGCAGACTCTTCAGGAGTCATGATGTTGATCTGCCAACCAGTCAAATCGCTTGCCAAACGAACATTCTGTCCGCTACGGCCAATGGCGATTGCTAAGTTCTCTTCGTCAACAACTACGTCCATTGCATGACGCTCTTCGTCAACGACGATAGATGACACTTGAGCTGGAGCTAAAGCGCCAATCACAAACTGGGCTGGATCTTCAGACCACAATACGATATCTACTGCTTCGCCAGCGACTTCGTTACGAACTGCAGTTACACGAGTACCACGAACACCAACGCAGGTACCGATTGGATCAATACGCTTGTCGTAAGTGATCACAGCAATCTTTGCGCGAACGCCAGGATCACGTGCAGCCCCTTTAATTTCTAATAAGCCCTGCTCCATCTCTGGAACTTCGTTCTCAAACAACTTGATCAAGAAGTCTGGGCAAGTGCGTGAGAGTTCGATTTGAGGGCCACGCGCTTCACGGTCCACTTTCAGGATGTATGCACGTACACGGTCGCCAGAACGTAAGTTCTCTTTTGGAATCATTTGATCGCGACGCAGCAATGCTTCAACACGGCCGGATTCAATAATCAAGCCATTCTTGTCAGCACGTTTGACAGTACCGGTCATGACTTTTTCGCCACGCTCCAGGTAGTCGTTCAAGATCTGCTCACGCTCAGCATCACGGATACGCTGCAAGATGACTTGCTTGGCAGCTTGTGCGCCGATACGACCGAAAGCTAAAGATTCAATTTGCTCTTCGATATAGTCACCGACTTCCATGTCAGCGAGCTGCTCTTGGGCTTCAAATTGCAAAATCTCTTTATCTGGCTCTTGTAGACCGGCTTCATTGGGAACAACCAACCAACGACGGAAGGTTTCGTATTCACCAGTTTCACGATCAATCGAAACGCGGATATCCACATCTTCGGTAGCGTAGCGCTTCTTAGTCGCAGAGGCTAACGCCATCTCCAACGCTTCGAATACGATCGCTTGATCAACGTTCTTTTCACGCGCTAACGCGTCTGCCAACATGAGAACTTCTCGGCTCATGACTTTCTTCCTTTGAAATCAATAACAGGGACCAACCGAGTCTTATCGACCTCGGCTAAAGAGAACTCCAATTGAGAGGGCTGACCATCAGCACCCTCAAATACCAAACCAAACTTTGCATCCGGTGAATTCAATTCACCACTCAGCAAACCTTGCAACTCACCACGAAAATTCTTACGGCTACCAACAGCAACACGCAACTTCAAATCTACTTGCATACCAGCAAAGCGCTCATAATCAGCAGCGCTTTTTACTGGGCGATCCAATCCTGGAGATGAAATCTCTAAACGCTCGTAAGGGATGTTTTCAACTGGCAATGTGTAGCTCAGTTGATGACTCACCTTCTCGCAATCCAACACAGAAATCAAACGTTCGTAATCCGGGTTTTCAATCGTGACACGCAGCAATCCTCCGGCTTCACGCTCAATCTCCACTAGCGTGTAACCCAAGTTTTCCAGCTCTGCAGAAATAACCTGCTGATCCTTCACGACACCCCTTCATACCAAAATGGCAAAAAAAAATGGGCTTCAAAGCCCATATTCTCGAAATTCAGAACAGGCCGACTTACGTTGATCGCAACATCAGTCGGTAACTACTCAAAACAGCAAAACCCTGCTGTAAGACCAAAATTATAGCCTATTTAGCAGAAAACCGATACAAATCAGAAGCTTTCGCCCGGATTACGCGGTTTTCTTGGCCCTTTATTGAAGGGTTTTCGTCCTTTTGGTGCACCACGCTTGGGCCCATTTCCAGGGCTTTGAGGATTTCCAGTCACAAATGCTGACTGGCCATGGTGAACTTTGCCGCCTTTACTGCGGTTTTGACCATTTCCGCCCTGGCCGCCCTGTCCACCTTGACCACCTTGACCACCTCGACCGCCTTGGCCCTGGCCAGGTCTACCGCCTTGGGTGCGACCTCGGAAAGGACCGCGCCCTTCACCGGAACCACCCCCGCCGCCTGGTTTACCGCCTCTACCCTGATGGGTGAGGCCGTTATGACCACTGGCAAGCGTTAAAGCATCACGGGAACCCCAATAAGAAACTGAGGTTTGCATTGGATCTGGCTGGAAATCTTCACCCATAGGGCGACGATCACGATTATTGGGACTGGAGTTTGGATTACGACCCTTGTCTTGCGGCTGTGGCATTTTTAAGCCTGCAGACTTCATCAGGTTGTAGATGCCGCCAGCTTCAATCTCTTCCCATTTGCCACGTCTTAATCGTGGGGGCAATAAGAAAATGCCATAACGGGTTCGGATGAGGCGAGATACTACATGTCCAACCGCCTCAAACATACGACGTACTTCGCGATTACGACCTTCGCTTAATGCAACGTGGTACCAGCGATTAGCACCTTCACCGCCACCCATTGCTAGACGCAAGAATTTAGCTTGACCATCATCGAGCGTAATACCGCTCTTTAATAGCGCAGTATTTTCTTGACTCAAGTCGCCCAAAATACGGACGGCGTATTCACGCTCAACACCGTAACGGGGATGCATTAAACGATTTGCTAATTCACCTGAAGTAGTGAACAACAATAGACCTTCAGTATTAAAGTCCAAGCGACCTACCGCGATCCAACGTCCTTGACGTGGCTTTGGTAAACGGTCAAATACGGTTGGGCGACCTTCTGGATCTGATTGGCTGACGATTTCACCGGCTGGCTTGTGATACATGATCACGCGTGGCGGTTTAGTCTGAATCTTACGATGCACTGGCTTGCCATTAATACGCACTTGATCCGTTGGCCCAATACGCTGACCAATGTGAGCTGGCAATCCATTGACCGATACGCGCCCTTGAATAATCAAGTCTTCCATATCGCGACGGGATCCCATACCAACATCCGCCAATACCTTATGCAACTTAACGGTATCTTCGTCATCAGCGTCGTCATCTAAACCATCAAGGTCAGACCACACTTCATCACGCAAACTCAGCGGGAGATCATCAACGTTTGCAAATTGCAAACTGCTCATCTCTTCATCTGTTGGCGCATCTGAATCTTCATCTTCACGCGAACGTTGAGCACGTTGTGCGCGACGCTCAGCACCAGTTTGATGAGAGATTTCGCTCTCATTCACACCATCAGGATTTTTAACTTTTTCAACTTCAGGCGCGTCCAAAGCAGCATCAAATTCACCAGAGACAACAGAAGCAAATAAAGCTTCGCTTTCTGCTGCATTGGGAGCTAGCTTGGCGCCTTGATTATTGCCGCCTTCTCTAGGGCCGCCGCCTTCACCGCCTTCGCGGCGTGGCCGATCCTTAGTGAATGGACGCTTCTTATTAAAGGGATGCTTACTGCCACCTGCGCCTTGACGACGTGGGCGACGATCACCACGTTCCGCGCGCTCCCCACCCTCAGTCTTCTGGCCATCAGCATTAGATGGCGCTGCGTCTGAATTGGCGGGGGTTGCCGATGGATTTACTACCGGGGATGAATCGTTTTCGTTAGAGCTTGTCATTAATTATTATTTTGTTTCGTCTGGATTATCTTCAGACTCAGGGGTATCTTCTTCGCTTATTTCTTCGTTTGTTTCTTCGTTTGTTTCTTCGCTTGTTTCTTCGCTTGTTTCTTCAGTCATTACTTCAGTAATTGCTTCGTCAGACTCAACTACCTCTTGTGCATCAGCATCGATGATGACTGTCTCGACAGTGGCAGATGGATCAAACTCCATTACCGCTTGACCCAATTGCGCAGCAGCAGCCATCGGCGCAGCATCTTCCAAAATTGGCAGACTTTGTAAATTAGTCAGACTGAGATCATCTAAGAACTGTTTAGTGGTGGCATACAAGCCTGGACGGCCAACCGTTTCCTTATGCCCAATCACTTCCACCCAACCACGGTCTTCTAATTGCTTCATCACATTGCTGCTGACAGCAACGCCACGAATCTCTTCAATCTCACCACGGGTTACGGGCTGGCGATAAGCGATGATGGCTAGAGTCTCCATCACAGCACGTGAATACTTTGGCGGCTTTTCTGGTGTCAGGCGATCAAGGTACTCACGCATTGAAAGGCGACTCTGAAAACGCCAACCTGTTGCGATATGCACCAACTCCATGCCTTTGTCATCCCAAGCACGCTGGATCTCGACCAATGCTTCGTCAATATCTGCGGTGGTGATGTCTTCAACAAATAAGCGAGACAAATCAGCAACGGTGAGTGGCTCCTGCGCACATAGGAGGGCTGTTTCAATTACGCGCTTATTGTGATCGTCCATAAAATTCGGGCTACCAGGAGTAATCCTGATTAGGCTTTAAAAATGTATTCAGTAATGGGTTTTGGTGTTCTCTAGCGACTACGGACAATCCATCTCATCAGTTCTTATTGGAATATGCCCGCGCTGAAACGAAGTCCTTTTCGTTCACCTTCCGCCCATTATAAGGTAGGCTCAATACAATAGCCACATGCTGAAGAATTCCACCAAA includes the following:
- the scpB gene encoding SMC-Scp complex subunit ScpB, with the protein product MDDHNKRVIETALLCAQEPLTVADLSRLFVEDITTADIDEALVEIQRAWDDKGMELVHIATGWRFQSRLSMREYLDRLTPEKPPKYSRAVMETLAIIAYRQPVTRGEIEEIRGVAVSSNVMKQLEDRGWVEVIGHKETVGRPGLYATTKQFLDDLSLTNLQSLPILEDAAPMAAAAQLGQAVMEFDPSATVETVIIDADAQEVVESDEAITEVMTEETSEETSEETNEETNEEISEEDTPESEDNPDETK
- the rimP gene encoding ribosome maturation factor RimP, whose amino-acid sequence is MKDQQVISAELENLGYTLVEIEREAGGLLRVTIENPDYERLISVLDCEKVSHQLSYTLPVENIPYERLEISSPGLDRPVKSAADYERFAGMQVDLKLRVAVGSRKNFRGELQGLLSGELNSPDAKFGLVFEGADGQPSQLEFSLAEVDKTRLVPVIDFKGRKS
- a CDS encoding pseudouridine synthase; amino-acid sequence: MTSSNENDSSPVVNPSATPANSDAAPSNADGQKTEGGERAERGDRRPRRQGAGGSKHPFNKKRPFTKDRPRREGGEGGGPREGGNNQGAKLAPNAAESEALFASVVSGEFDAALDAPEVEKVKNPDGVNESEISHQTGAERRAQRAQRSREDEDSDAPTDEEMSSLQFANVDDLPLSLRDEVWSDLDGLDDDADDEDTVKLHKVLADVGMGSRRDMEDLIIQGRVSVNGLPAHIGQRIGPTDQVRINGKPVHRKIQTKPPRVIMYHKPAGEIVSQSDPEGRPTVFDRLPKPRQGRWIAVGRLDFNTEGLLLFTTSGELANRLMHPRYGVEREYAVRILGDLSQENTALLKSGITLDDGQAKFLRLAMGGGEGANRWYHVALSEGRNREVRRMFEAVGHVVSRLIRTRYGIFLLPPRLRRGKWEEIEAGGIYNLMKSAGLKMPQPQDKGRNPNSSPNNRDRRPMGEDFQPDPMQTSVSYWGSRDALTLASGHNGLTHQGRGGKPGGGGGSGEGRGPFRGRTQGGRPGQGQGGRGGQGGQGGQGGQGGNGQNRSKGGKVHHGQSAFVTGNPQSPGNGPKRGAPKGRKPFNKGPRKPRNPGESF
- the nusA gene encoding transcription termination factor NusA encodes the protein MSREVLMLADALAREKNVDQAIVFEALEMALASATKKRYATEDVDIRVSIDRETGEYETFRRWLVVPNEAGLQEPDKEILQFEAQEQLADMEVGDYIEEQIESLAFGRIGAQAAKQVILQRIRDAEREQILNDYLERGEKVMTGTVKRADKNGLIIESGRVEALLRRDQMIPKENLRSGDRVRAYILKVDREARGPQIELSRTCPDFLIKLFENEVPEMEQGLLEIKGAARDPGVRAKIAVITYDKRIDPIGTCVGVRGTRVTAVRNEVAGEAVDIVLWSEDPAQFVIGALAPAQVSSIVVDEERHAMDVVVDEENLAIAIGRSGQNVRLASDLTGWQINIMTPEESAEKTEKEASSVRQLFMDKLDVDQEVADILIEEGFNTLEEVAYVPLSEMLEIDSFDEDTVNELRTRARDSLLTMELAKEERIGEVSQDLRSLEGMTTELIAKLADNQVHTRDDLAELAVDELVEATQIDEETAKTLIMKAREHWFTS